Proteins encoded by one window of Lathyrus oleraceus cultivar Zhongwan6 chromosome 1, CAAS_Psat_ZW6_1.0, whole genome shotgun sequence:
- the LOC127123537 gene encoding pre-rRNA-processing protein ESF2, which produces MEVPEKNNEIDATTVPSNEEKTELESKLKLKKKLKMKKKLEKETEKAQKRGVCYLSRIPPHMDHVKLRQILSQFGDIQRIFLAPQESSARVQFKRARASQNQAYSEGWVEFANKFVAKRVANNLNGEQIGGRKRSSFYYDLWNIKYLSKFKWDDLTEELAFKRATREQKVALELSAAKKERDFYMSKVDQSRASNAIEERLKKKQKVQQDSVQVEKVIRHFPQTKPIAADAKQSKPELTDDFLDAVFGGS; this is translated from the exons atggagGTTCCCGAGAAAAATAACGAGATTGACGCGACAACAGTTCCATCGAATGAAGAGAAGACGGAGTTGGAATCGAAATTGAAATTGAAGAAGAaattgaagatgaagaagaagcTGGAGAAGGAAACAGAGAAAGCTCAAAAGCGTGGTGTTTGCTATTTGAGTCGCATTCCCCCTCATATGGATCATGTTAAGCTTCGTCAAATTCTATCTCAATTTGGGGATATTCAAAGGATTTTTCTCGCTCCTCAAG AGTCTTCTGCCAGAGTGCAATTTAAGAGGGCACGTGCATCTCAAAACCAAGCTTATTCAGAAGG ATGGGTTGAATTCGCCAATAAATTTGTTGCCAAGAGGGTTGCCAATAATTTAAATGGTGAACAGATAG GGGGAAGGAAGAGGTCATCTTTCTACTATGACCTTTGGAATATTAAGTACTTAAGCAAGTTCAAGTGGGATGATCTAACTGAAGAATTAG CCTTCAAGAGAGCTACTCGGGAGCAAAAAGTGGCATTGGAACTTTCTGCTGCCAAGAAAGAGAGGGATTTCTATATGTCCAAAGTTGATCAGTCACGTGCTTCGAATGCTATTGAGGAGAGGCTAAAGAAG AAGCAGAAGGTTCAACAAGACTCAGTACAAGTGGAAAAAGTGATTCGGCATTTCCCTCAAACAAAACCTATTGCTGCTGATGCTAAACAAAGTAAACCTGAACTGACAGATGATTTTCTAGATGCA GTATTTGGCGGCTCATAA